The Syngnathus typhle isolate RoL2023-S1 ecotype Sweden linkage group LG6, RoL_Styp_1.0, whole genome shotgun sequence genome has a window encoding:
- the LOC133155731 gene encoding uncharacterized protein LOC133155731: MMTSAEVHGITMKPLVALVLLSIINFVSGVGVPQVDALSVNVLDGEVVVLWKQPRNTTSDLKYNVQMAKLAGEWAMVLSCTNITNTYCHLSGLIRDYGAGYKVRIQTVDGANKSGWTVKKFLPNGSKLQPPSFTLYATSSTITVRVHQKPILRKLFPYGVTYIIKLEEKNRIDKVEAKEPIMAYLIDNEDQGSKTFTSLRWGVEYCVSMMVEGNGALSKSDLSPEQCLLLPEQEWFIISVSSLTVLSVLAVAAILVVGLFCHLKRPAKMPAALKSPVRGWHPLTLGEGPIEVVTDKGWFLTGSRTEVRNFAEISQNKGTLGVLRKHNDRASVDSGVSMECNATEKQDRSPQRRQDDSGCGSMGETVYPHQDDPMQTRWKESGVGLGSRLESLTVNTMGQESGSQFDNYRRQSPALQSHLDGRPKQILPSPVLAEVVLDYRAGPQSCICSGADQCSWCLKRIVHEDTTIRKHKILLSKEDILNDTRTRTETTLGFPLLTALTQGIDLNTNTVAISLCDLLDTD; the protein is encoded by the exons TGTTGCTCTTGTGCTTCTTTCTATCATCAATTTTGTGTCAG GAGTGGGCGTCCCGCAGGTTGACGCACTGTCCGTGAATGTTCTGGATGGCGAGGTGGTCGTTCTTTGGAAGCAACCCCGAAACACCACATCTGACCTCAAGTACAATGTGCAAATGGCAAA GCTTGCTGGTGAATGGGCCATGGTGCTTAGCTGCACAAATATTACAAATACCTACTGCCACCTGAGTGGTCTCATACGTGACTATGGAGCTGGCTATAAGGTCCGGATCCAAACAGTTGACGGAGCCAACAAGTCAGGGTGGACAGTGAAGAAATTCCTCCCAAATGGAA GCAAGCTTCAACCTCCTTCCTTCACGTTATACGCTACCTCCAGCACCATAACAGTCCGCGTTCATCAAAAACCTATCCTCAGAAAGCTCTTTCCTTATGGGGTTACTTACATCATCaagctggaagaaaaaaacagaattgaCAAAGTGGAAGCCAAG GAGCCAATAATGGCGTACCTGATAGATAATGAAGATCAGGGGTCTAAAACTTTCACTTCTCTCCGGTGGGGGGTTGAATACTGCGTCAGTATGATGGTGGAGGGAAACGGCGCTTTGTCCAAGAGCGATTTATCCCCAGAACAATGCCTCCTGCTTCCAGAACAAG AATGGTTCATAATTTCGGTGTCATCCCTGACGGTTCTGAGCGTGTTGgctgtggcggccattttggttgtCGGTCTATTTTGTCACCTGAAACGTCCGGCGAAAATGCCTGCTGCATTG AAATCCCCTGTTCGTGGCTGGCATCCACTCACTCTTGGAGAAGGCCCAATAGAAGTGGTCACAGACAAAGGTTGGTTCCTGACTGGCAGCAGAACGGAAGTGAGAAACTTTGCAGAAATTTCTCAGAACAAGGGGACACTTGGCGTTTTGAGAAAACACAACGACAGGGCAAGCGTTGACAGCGGCGTTAGCATGGAGTGCAACGCCACAGAAAAACAAGACAGAAGTCCACAGAGGAGACAAGATGATAGTGGTTGCGGGAGCATGGGAGAAACGGTGTATCCCCATCAGGATGACCCCATGCAGACAAGGTGGAAGGAAAGCGGGGTGGGACTCGGATCCCGATTGGAATCCTTGACTGTGAACACAATGGGTCAGGAAAGCGGATCCCAGTTTGACAATTATCGCAGGCAGAGCCCCGCATTACAGAGTCACCTTGACGGGAGGCCGAAACAGATCCTTCCCAGTCCAGTTTTGGCCGAAGTGGTCCTGGACTACCGGGCAGGGCCTCAGTCATGTATCTGCTCGGGGGCAGATCAGTGCTCCTGGTGCCTCAAACGCATCGTCCACGAGGATACAACAATCCGAAAGCATAAAATCCTGCTGAGCAAGGAAGACATTTTAAATGACACAAGGACACGGACGGAAACGACATTGGGTTTCCCTTTGTTAACAGCTCTGACGCAAGGGATAGACCTCAACACGAACACTGTGGCCATTTCACTTTGCGACTTACTAGATACCGATTGA